From a single Glycine soja cultivar W05 chromosome 19, ASM419377v2, whole genome shotgun sequence genomic region:
- the LOC114398069 gene encoding probable tRNA N6-adenosine threonylcarbamoyltransferase, whose amino-acid sequence MKRMIALGFEGSANKIGVGVVTLDGTILSNPRHTYITPPGQGFLPRETAQHHLQHVLPLIKSALETAQITPHDIDCLCYTKGPGMGAPLQVSAIVVRVLSLLWKKPIVAVNHCVAHIEMGRIVTGADDPVVLYVSGGNTQVIAYSEGRYRIFGETIDIAVGNCLDRFARVLTLSNDPSPGYNIEQLAKKGEKFIDLPYVVKGMDVSFSGILSYIEATAAEKLKNNECTPADLCYSLQETLFAMLVEITERAMAHCDTKDVLIVGGVGCNERLQEMMRTMCSERGGRLFATDDRYCIDNGAMIAYTGLLEFAHGASTPLEDSTFTQRFRTDEVKAIWREANLAKLNGLAEKST is encoded by the exons ATGAAGAGAATGATAGCCTTGGGGTTTGAGGGTTCAGCGAACAAGATTGGTGTTGGGGTAGTGACCTTAGATGGCACAATTCTTTCAAACCCACGGCACACATACATCACTCCTCCTGGCCAAGGCTTTCTTCCCAGAGAGACAGCACAGCACCACCTCCAACACGTTCTTCCCCTTATCAAATCCGCTTTGGAAACTGCACAAATCACTCCACATGACATTGACTGCCTCTGCTACACCAAGGGTCCTGGCATGGGAGCTCCTCTGCAAGTCTCTGCTATTGTTGTTCGTGTGCTTTCGCTTCTTTGGAAGAAGCCAATTGTTGCTGTCAATCACTGTGTTGCACACATTGAGATGGGAAGGATTGTTACCGGCGCTGATGACCCCGTTGTCTTGTATGTCAGTGGTGGCAACACTCAAGTCATTGCTTACAGCGAGGGGCGTTATCGAATCTTTGGAGAGACCATCGACATTGCTGTGGGGAATTGCTTGGATCGCTTTGCAAGGGTCTTGACACTTTCCAATGATCCTAGCCCCGGATATAACATTGAGCAG CTTgcgaaaaagggagagaagtttaTCGACCTGCCTTATGTTGTCAAAGGGATGGATGTATCTTTTAGTGGGATATTGAGCTATATTGAAGCAACTGCTGCTGAAAAGCTAAAGAATAATGAGTGCACGCCTGCAGACTTGTGCTACTCTCTGCAG GAGACATTGTTTGCCATGCTTGTGGAGATAACGGAGCGGGCTATGGCTCATTGCGACACAAAAGATGTTCTTATAGTTGGTGGTGTAGGTTGCAATGAGCGGTTGCAAGAGATGATGAGGACCATGTGCTCTGAACGTGGTGGAAGATTGTTTGCTACTGATGATAGATATTGCATTGACAATGGAGCAATGATAGCTTATACTGGTCTCCTTGAATTTGCTCATGGCGCATCAACTCCACTAGAGGATTCTACATTCACCCAGCGGTTCCGGACAGATGAAGTGAAAGCAATATGGAGAGAAGCAAATCTGGCAAAATTGAATGGGCTTGCAGAGAAGAGCACTTGA
- the LOC114399086 gene encoding uncharacterized protein At5g41620-like: MERREKGEKREGGLMVEKLKGGVVVGKRGGPSTPPPTWRHEFPSQQNENGNNKNKNQVQEFLDFPTSTTLSARKLCAKLWQIQPHQLAPLPKMNKPPLTLRRHNRDTLLKLPNLKQLSEPPHTHQPVSATGLRRHVQTSLVQHHRSAKRNGRTKQPVSPPCYKSSMQVAPYNHVNPISSLEFKGWITESSRNPKTSRELLKVLNRIWSLEEQHASNISVVKALKMELELSWAQVKELQQEKQLNKRDMENLMEQIAEEKLVRKNKEHDKIKAAIQSVMQEIEDERRLRKHSESLHRRLARELSEVKSSFSGSLRDLEKERKTRILLENLCDDFAKGIRDYEYEVRSLMPNNAEKGQVKGDSLDRLIHLSEAWLDGRKQMKLAQAGHDLPEIDSSIVDKLGVDIETFLHAKRSFNSSTKEPMQIYPCLHSLDNNNKIEEVHKEKKGMNNSARKQVVQSKEITEDCSELQAHVMKSMLSCDENESWFVERKSSESTALFNTPGASTVGEATQGQPESNTLLWTKKMNSSHVVRNSSLSSEGNDNKVYPESIFREDSFVHSAVTGNGSPVKQWKSTLIIPDFDKSESCSKLPTKDNNTLMAKLLEARLERQKSRSRASISKREVSDENHGNVSGSCNGINTLIFCQ; the protein is encoded by the exons atggaaagaagagaaaaaggtgAGAAGAGAGAAGGAGGGTTAATGGTGGAAAAGTTGAAAGGAGGGGTTGTTGTGGGAAAAAGAGGAGGCCCTTCTACTCCCCCACCCACATGGAGACATGAGTTTCCATCTCAGCAGAATGAGAATGgtaataacaaaaacaaaaaccagGTTCAAGAGTTCCTCGACTTTCCCACCTCAACAACTCTCTCTGCCAGAAAACTCTGTGCCAAACTCTGGCAAATTCAGCCCCACCAACTAGCCCCACTTCCCAAAATGAACAAGCCGCCACTCACCCTCCGCCGCCACAATAGGGACACACTTCTTAAGCTTCCAAATCTTAAACAGTTGTCTGAACCTCCTCATACTCACCAG CCAGTATCTGCAACGGGACTGAGAAGACATGTTCAAACATCACTTGTCCAGCACCATAGATCTGCTAAAAGAAATGGTCGCACTAAACAGCCTGTATCCCCTCCTTGCTACAAAAGCTCAATGCAA GTGGCACCGTATAATCATGTAAATCCTATAAGTTCCCTAGAATTCAAGGGTTGGATTACAGAGTCAAGTCGCAACCCTAAAACATCCAGAGAGTTACTCAAGGTACTCAACCGTATTTGGAGTCTTGAAGAACAGCATGCATCAAATATATCAGTAGTGAAAGCCCTGAAAATGGAACTAGAACTTTCTTGGGCACAGGTTAAAGAGTTACAACAAGAAAAGCAATTGAATAAGCGTGATATGGAGAACTTAATGGAACAAATAGCTGAGGAGAAGCTTGTTAGGAAGAACAAAGAACATGACAAAATTAAAGCTGCAATTCAATCTGTCATGCAAGAGATAGAAGATGAAAGGAGGTTAAGAAAGCATTCAGAAAGCCTGCACCGGAGGCTGGCTAGGGAGCTTTCTGAAGTGAAGTCTTCATTCAGTGGTTCTCTGAGAGATcttgagaaagagagaaaaacacgGATCCTTTTAGAGAACTTGTGTGATGATTTTGCCAAAGGAATAAGAGATTATGAATACGAGGTACGCTCTCTTATGCCCAATAATGCTGAGAAGGGTCAAGTTAAAGGGGACAGCCTTGATAGGCTAATACATCTTTCAGAAGCTTGGCTTGACGGGCGCAAGCAAATGAAGTTAGCTCAAGCTGGCCATGATCTCCCAGAGATAGATTCATCAATTGTTGACAAGTTAGGTGTTGATATTGAAACATTTCTTCATGCAAAAAGATCTTTTAACTCCTCCACGAAGGAGCCCATGCAAATTTACCCTTGCCTACATTCAttggacaacaacaacaaaattgaGGAGGTCcataaagaaaagaagggaATGAACAATTCAGCGAGGAAACAAGTTGTTCAGTCCAAGGAAATCACCGAGGATTGTAGCGAGTTGCAAGCACATGTGATGAAGAGCATGTTGTCATGTGATGAAAATGAGAGTTGGTTTGTTGAGAGGAAATCAAGTGAAAGCACAGCTCTATTCAATACCCCTGGGGCATCAACTGTGGGTGAGGCAACACAAGGTCAACCAGAAAGTAATACATTATTATGGACAAAGAAAATGAATTCAAGTCACGTAGTTAGAAACAGTTCCTTGTCTTCGGAAGGCAATGATAATAAGGTTTATCCTGAGAGTATTTTCAGGGAAGATTCATTTGTCCATTCTGCAGTTACTGGTAATGGTAGTCCAGTAAAACAGTGGAAATCTACACTGATTATCCCAGATTTTGACAAGTCTGAGTCTTGTTCCAAATTGCCTACAAAGGACAACAACACATTGATGGCAAAACTGCTTGAAGCAAGGTTGGAGAGGCAGAAATCTCGCTCCAGAGCTAGCATTAGCAAAAGAGAAGTTTCTGATGAGAATCATGGGAATGTGAGTGGTAGCTGTAACGGTATAAACACTTTGATCTTCTGTCAATAA
- the LOC114400588 gene encoding eukaryotic translation initiation factor 1A yields MPKNKGKGGKNRKRGKNEADDEKRELVFKEDGQEYAQVLRMLGNGRCEAMCIDGTKRLCHIRGKMHKKVWIAAGDIILVGLRDYQDDKADVILKYMPDEARLLKAYGELPDTTRLNEGIGAGLDEEDDATANDYIEFEDEDIDKI; encoded by the coding sequence ATGCCGAAGAACAAGGGAAAGGGAGGTAAGAACAGGAAGAGGGGAAAGAACGAGGCGGACGACGAGAAGCGAGAGCTGGTGTTCAAGGAGGACGGGCAGGAGTACGCGCAGGTGCTCCGGATGCTGGGTAACGGGCGGTGCGAGGCGATGTGCATCGACGGGACGAAGAGGCTCTGCCACATCCGCGGGAAGATGCACAAGAAGGTGTGGATCGCCGCCGGAGACATCATCCTGGTTGGACTCAGGGACTACCAGGACGACAAGGCTGACGTCATCCTCAAGTACATGCCCGACGAGGCCAGGCTCCTCAAGGCCTACGGCGAGCTCCCCGACACCACTCGCCTCAACGAGGGCATCGGCGCCGGCTTGGACGAGGAGGACGACGCCACCGCCAACGACTACATCGAGTTCGAGGATGAGGATATTGATAAAATCTAA